In Apium graveolens cultivar Ventura chromosome 10, ASM990537v1, whole genome shotgun sequence, the following are encoded in one genomic region:
- the LOC141692143 gene encoding uncharacterized protein At4g02000-like: MARIDEPLEEMYANLVIEDEEMDEIVIANNTITEQKTTFMLMGKFLTEKTINFQAMKNLMESLWRPREGMEVYSTGDLKYLFVFYHKMDVQNVMEGGPWSFEQAMLVLHQVEMGDDPATVKLQNMEMWVQIYDLPRGYVSESILKSVGASLGTYIKSGPGTFDGGWTPYVRIRVALNVDKPLKRSTKIKREGNSWSWINFKYEKMGTFCFVCGIIGHSDRDCIVVYVNLEKVVEKMYGVWQRASSKRGQRNPGSKWLRNSGVRKED; this comes from the coding sequence ATGGCACGTATTGATGAACCCCTAGAGGAGATGTATGCGAATTTGGTCATCGAGGATGAGGAGATGGACGAAATAGTGATTGCAAATAATACGATAACTGAACAAAAAACAACGTTTATGTTGATGGGAAAATTTTTGACGGAGAAAACTATAAACTTTCAAGCTATGAAGAATCTAATGGAGTCATTATGGCGGCCACGAGAAGGAATGGAAGTCTACAGTACGGGGGATTTGAAGTATTTGTTTGTATTTTACCACAAGATGGATGTGCAAAATGTAATGGAAGGTGGCCCTTGGTCGTTTGAGCAGGCGATGCTTGTGCTTCATCAAGTGGAGATGGGGGATGATCCAGCTACAGTTAAGTTACAGAATATGGAAATGTGGGTGCAAATATATGATTTACCTAGGGGTTATGTTTCAGAAAGTATTTTGAAAAGTGTTGGTGCGTCTTTGGGAACGTATATTAAATCAGGGCCAGGAACGTTTGATGGAGGGTGGACACCATATGTACGTATTCGAGTTGCACTGAATGTTGATAAACCATTAAAGAGAAGTACAAAGATAAAGAGAGAAGGAAATAGTTGGAGTTGGATTAATTTTAAGTATGAAAAAATGGGTACGTTTTGTTTCGTATGTGGCATTATTGGCCATTCTGATAGAGATTGTATTGTGGTTTACGTGAATCTTGAGAAAGTGGTAGAGAAAATGTATGGAGTATGGCAACGTGCATCTTCAAAAAGAGGACAACGTAATCCTGGATCGAAATGGCTTCGAAATAGTGGTGTAAGGAAGGAGGATTGA
- the LOC141692145 gene encoding uncharacterized protein LOC141692145 translates to MSFLVWNCRGLAQPRAVRFLKEIIQQLRPNLVFLSETLVKKEKIEKICKDIGFADYCAVDAQGHGGGLALFWKTEGGVTVRDVCHNYIDFEVVNEQIGRWRYTGYYGFPERGRRRESWNMLEDLAGKSSLPWCIIGDFNYIVSRDEKQGGRVQPRWLMEGFSDASDRCELSDLGFIGDKFTWEKSRGSSSWVQERLDRGMATQAWKDLFPQAEVRVVDVTTSDHLSLYLYLNRRIFMPKVRRFRFENMWIKENECFNIVKDCWNGREGADIMSKLLLCCAKLEEWGGGMVQEIRAKLNMCRVKMRKLRSRRDGQGLNEYNDVRWEYLGLLEKQEVFWKQRAKQFRLKEGDANSRFFHKFASVRKKK, encoded by the coding sequence atgagcttcttagTTTGGAACTGTCGTGGCTTGGCCCAACCACGGGCAGTTCGATTTCTTAAAGAAATCATCCAACAATTACGGCCCAATTTAGTTTTTTTGTCGGAGACTTTAGTCAAAAAAGAAAAAATCGAAAAAATATGTAAAGATATAGGGTTTGCTGATTACTGTGCTGTAGATGCTCAAGGGCATGGAGGGGGTTTAGCTTTGTTTTGGAAAACAGAGGGAGGTGTCACTGTGAGGGATGTATGTCATAATTATATTGATTTTGAAGTGGTAAATGAGCAGATTGGTCGATGGAGATACACAGGTTATTATGGGTTCCCGGAAAGAGGAAGGAGACGTGAATCATGGAATATGTTAGAAGATTTGGCAGGTAAATCTTCACTACCATGGTGTATTATTGGAGATTTTAACTATATTGTGAGCAGGGATGAGAAGCAGGGGGGGAGAGTCCAACCACGATGGCTTATGGAGGGTTTTTCTGACGCTAGTGATAGATGTGAATTAAGTGATTTAGGTTTCATTGGAGATAAGTTTACTTGGGAGAAGTCGAGAGGGAGTAGTAGTTGGGTTCAGGAGAGGCTGGATAGGGGTATGGCTACACAAGCTTGGAAGGATTTATTTCCACAAGCAGAGGTTCGAGTAGTAGATGTCACAACTTCTGATCATTTGTCGTTATATCTATACTTGAATAGGAGAATTTTTATGCCAAAAGTAAGAAGATTTCGCTTTGAGAATATGTGGATAAAAGAGAATGAATGTTTTAATATTGTCAAGGATTGCTGGAATGGGAGGGAAGGAGCAGATATAATGTCAAAGCTTTTATTATGTTGTGCTAAGTTGGAAGAATGGGGAGGTGGAATGGTTCAGGAGATTCGTGCAAAACTGAATATGTGTAGGGTAAAGATGAGAAAGCTGCGTTCAAGAAGAGATGGTCAAGGATTGAATGAATATAATGATGTCAGATGGGAGTATTTGGGTTTGTTAGAAAAGCAAGAAGTGTTTTGGAAGCAACGGGCAAAACAGTTCCGGCTCAAAGAAGGAGATGCAAATTCTCGGTTCTTTCATAAGTTTGCGTCggtaagaaaaaaaaaataa
- the LOC141692144 gene encoding uncharacterized protein LOC141692144: protein MATQQWGNMFPLADVTVLEVTTSDHLPLMLQLHKKDGERDLMEKIMSYSLKLEEWGGGLIREMKVQIELFSSVKDSMRLSPRIKFPVISDIQKEILVRPVADEEVKAAGFAMHSDKSPAYDRSEWSFIEEMLQRFEFPTLWVDRVMNCVKSISYSFLRDGDVFGEIIPQRGVRQGDPISPFMYIICAEGLSGMIRVHEECGLLHGRKIANKAPSISHLLFAYDCYFFLKAKKSEAITLKSALQRYEVLSGQIINYEKSEVVFSPNTNEEDRMEVCESLGVRQVQKPGKYLGMPMNVGSSKTEVFGFLVNRVQQRLKGWYGNDVSRAGKITLLSSAAQTIPSFWMNLFLIPVTICEEVERKMNAFLWGSGGGSKGKSKSDHIFWPKFGPRQLSIPTGWRLLKETNPLDSTVMKAKYYPKTSLLDATAGANPSFVWRSIMESMEVLKAGTRRRIGNGKDTGVWDVPWLPDMINGCITTPRYEHLHEISVNNLMQEGGNQWDKDIVYDLFQSGDADLIKQIPLPIQDKNDSWLWILDEKGEYTVKSGYRWLQGEFEDVNRCYWTKLRALNLLGKVTNFLWRVCRSCLPTASALILKRISIDIMCPWCHSKAETDGHVLFSCDFARTVWAIAGMGQVLQCSSYESAGIIIRRAFDTFSKEQCGLLGMVCWSLWRRRNKWVWIKANGSAFGVVSAAKHLLSDWRQAQMMSKGEEHVTATRHWEKPNAGCGAVVRDAQGQFRAAMNKKVAGKWSPREAEAIGFKEALSWIVNLRCENCVFETDSKTLVQACKGASGDPLFGR, encoded by the exons ATGGCAACACAACAATGGGGGAATATGTTCCCGTTAGCAGATGTTACAGTCTTAGAGGTAACAACTTCTGACCACCTACCGTTAATGTTGCAGTTGCATAAAAAA GATGGTGAACGAGATTTGATGGAGAAAATTATGAGTTACTCGTTGAAACTGGAGGAATGGGGCGGGGGCTTGATTCGTGAGATGAAGGTTCAGATAG AGTTATTCAGTAGTGTTAAAGATAGCATGAGATTATCTCCAAGGATTAAATTCCCGGTAATCTCAGATATACAAAAGGAGATACTGGTTAGACCTGTCGCAGATGAAGAGGTTAAAGCGGCTGGTTTTGCTATGCATTCAGATAAATCACCTG CGTATGATAGATCGGAATGGTCTTTTATTGAAGAGATGCTTCAGCGTTTTGAATTTCCTACATTGTGGGTTGACAGAGTAATGAATTGTGTGAAATCGATCTCGTATAGTTTTCTAAGGGATGGTGATGTGTTTGGTGAAATAATTCCCCAAAGAGGAGTACGGCAGGGAGATCCGATATCGCCATTTATGTATATCATTTGTGCAGAAGGGTTGAGTGGTATGATTAGGGTACATGAGGAATGTGGTTTATTGCACGGACGTAAGATTGCGAACAAAGCACCAAGTATCTCTCATCTTCTATTTGCATATGATTGTTACTTTTTTCTAAAAGCCAAAAAATCGGAAGCTATAACCTTAAAAAGTGCACTGCAGAGGTATGAAGTTCTATCAGGTCAAATTATCAATTATGAGAAATCAGAGGTGGTGTTCAGTCCAAATACAAATGAAGAGGATAGGATGGAGGTTTGTGAAAGTTTAGGGGTAAGACAAGTTCAAAAACCTGGAAAGTACCTCGGAATGCCTATGAATGTGGGGAGTAGTAAAACAGAGGTGTTTGGTTTTCTTGTAAATCGAGTGCAACAAAGGTTGAAAGGATGGTATGGAAATGATGTATCTCGAGCTGGGAAGATAACTTTATTGTCTTCAGCAGCTCAAACAATACCAAGTTTTTGGATGAATCTGTTCTTGATCCCAGTAACTATATGTGAAGAGGTTGAAAGGAAAATGAATGCATTTCTATGGGGGAGTGGAGGTGGTAGTAAGGGCAAATCCAAGAGTGACCATATTTTTTGGCCTAAATTTGGACCGAGACAACTCTCTATTCCAACA GGTTGGCGACTACTCAAGGAAACTAATCCGTTAGATTCTACAGTTATGAAAGCGAAGTACTATCCAAAAACAAGTTTGTTAGATGCTACAGCAGGTGCAAATCCAAGTTTTGTTTGGAGAAGTATTATGGAGTCTATGGAGGTGCTTAAGGCAGGGACTAGAAGACGAATTGGAAATGGGAAAGATACAGGTGTTTGGGATGTTCCTTGGCTGCCAGATATGATTAATGGTTGTATTACAACACCAAGATATGAGCATCTTCATGAAATTAGTGTGAATAATCTAATGCAGGAAGGAGGTAATCAGTGGGACAAAGATATAGTATATGATTTGTTTCAAAGTGGAGATGCTGATTTGATTAAGCAGATTCCACTACCAATTCAAGATAAGAATGATTCTTGGCTCTGGATACTTGATGAAAAAGGGGAATATACAGTTAAAAGTGGCTATCGTTGGTTGCAAGGGGAGTTTGAAGATGTAAATAGATGTTATTGGACTAAACTGCGGGCTTTGAATCTACTAGGAAAGGTGACTAATTTCCTGTGGAGGGTATGTCGATCATGCTTACCTACAGCAAGTGCATTGATTTTAAAACGGATTAGTATTGATATTATGTGCCCCTGGTGTCATTCTAAAGCTGAAACTGATGGTCATGTGTTGTTCTCGTGTGATTTTGCGAGGACAGTATGGGCTATAGCAGGGATGGGGCAAGTTTTGCAGTGTTCATCCTATGAGTCTGCTGGTATTATAATTCGTAGAGCTTTTGATACTTTCTCAAAAGAGCAGTGTGGTCTTCTAGGGATGGTTTGTTGGAGTTTGTGGAGAAGGCGTAATAAATGGGTTTGGATCAAGGCAAACGGATCTGCTTTTGGAGTTGTTTCTGCAGCAAAACATTTACTCAGTGACTGGAGACAAGCTCAGATGATGAGTAAGGGTGAAGAACATGTGACTGCAACTCGGCACTGGGAAAAACCAAATGCAG GTTGTGGTGCTGTTGTTAGAGATGCCCAAGGACAGTTTAGGGCAGCCATGAATAAGAAGGTAGCAGGGAAGTGGAGCCCGAGAGAAGCAGAAGCTATTGGGTTCAAGGAAGCTTTGTCCTGGATAGTTAATTTAAGGTGTGAAAACTGTGTGTTTGAAACCGATTCAAAAACTCTGGTGCAGGCATGTAAGGGAGCTTCAGGTGATCCATTGTTTGGACGATAG
- the LOC141688927 gene encoding uncharacterized protein LOC141688927, whose product MAFKIVKYWRSMSKNVNVINGQFGSSVSSSPKVVTVSDVGDHQGRTMKGGARRGKLVLELLPLMGIVFGAVGMGIHTAYHQLVHSPAVKISKENRSSLWELDRPQQIRHSGDKFVNRSFFRKFGKIHHQPAASSGSSSSQRKPTYTTSSYISTATTTTTDKLVNKI is encoded by the exons ATGGCTTTCAAGATAGTG AAGTACTGGAGATCTATGTCAAAAAATGTGAATGTGATTAATGGGCAATTTGGATCATCGGTTTCGTCATCTCCCAAAGTGGTCACTGTTTCCGATGTTGGAGATCATCAGGGACGAACAAT GAAAGGAGGAGCTAGAAGAGGGAAGCTTGTACTTGAGCTATTGCCATTGATGGGAATAGTGTTTGGAGCGGTGGGAATGGGGATTCACACAGCATATCATCAACTAGTTCATTCTCCTGCAGTTAAAATCTCCAAAGAGAACAGATCTTCCTTGTGGGAATTGGACCGTCCCCAGCAGATCAGACATTCCGGTGATAAATTTGTCAACAGATCTTTTTTCCGAAAATTCGGCAAGATTCATCATCAGCCTGCAGCCTCTTCCGGCAGCTCTAGCTCTCAACGGAAACCTACTTATACTACTAGTAGTTACATAAGTACTGCTACTACGACAACTACTGATAAATTAGTTAATAAGATTTAG
- the LOC141693921 gene encoding uncharacterized protein LOC141693921, with product MASTWAAKYWRSFFGMKTAMASADATSKTGFKGYQMGTQNVSLGVVTLGICISVGVGMSTAFQHLAHSPGVNLSKKKRLSFPELDLSSEVMASAGKKYGICKKLGQLNYNFIGQQSNAASPNPYQM from the exons ATGGCTTCCACCTGGGCAGCG AAATACTGGAGATCATTTTTCGGAATGAAGACTGCGATGGCCTCTGCCGATGCTACAAG CAAAACTGGATTTAAAGGATACCAAATGGGCACACAAAATGTGAGCCTTGGAGTGGTAACATTAGGAATCTGCATCAGTGTAGGGGTGGGCATGAGCACAGCAtttcagcatctagcacattcTCCGGGGGTGAATTTGTCCAAAAAGAAAAGACTAAGTTTCCCGGAGCTTGATCTTTCCAGTGAAGTCATGGCATCAGCTGGTAAAAAGTATGGTATCTGCAAGAAACTGGGTCAGCTCAATTACAACTTTATTGGACAACAATCTAATGCAGCTTCGCCTAATCCCTACCAG atgtag